CACGGGGAGGAATGCCTCCACACTAAATCGTCCAGTTGTCAGCCGAACTCGTCACTGCAAGTCACAGCAACCGACGATGTGCGCACGACTGCGTTAAAGCGCCTTCGGACCTCTGAATCTTCCGCTGGTGTGTCGTCCCGCAGCcccagctccgcctcgccttcctcgccACGCACGACAAGCGACAgcatcggcggcgatgaACTcgacctgctgcggcgcaagGACGAGGAAGTGGCCGACATGGCACTGTTTCTCGCGAAGGCCGTCGGTGAGACGTCGTCGTGGCACTCCCTCGCGGAGCTTGTCAGCCTTCTCGACCGTATTGGTGTGTCACGTGTGGCGTTGGCATTGAAGCGAGTGGGTGGACAGACCACTTTTGTGGGCAATCTGCATCAGGCGACTTCGTTTACGGACAATGATCGCCGAATCGCCGTTGCGCTCTTTTCCAGTCTCATGGCCCACGtcgacgcggaggcgctATTCCAAGAGTGCGTGGTGACGTTTCTAGTCAAGTCTTTGATTCCTGCGGACGCGCCAGAAGCGTCACCTGCTCTTgaccgcagcaccgcatcTCATTGGTCGGTGCGTCGGAATCAGAAAGGAACGGCGCAGCAACCGTCATCCGGCAACTCGCGCGGCGTGGCAGACGGCCTCGAGGGCCACGTTGCGAGACTGTGCGGGGGTGCAGCGGAGAGCGTTGGAAGCTATGAGGACAAAAGCTGCGCCTCACTCgctctccgctctctcctgaCAATTTTGTTCGTCTACAACAGGAGTCCCCACCTTGCTGCCCCGCGACACCTCTCCGTGCCGCTCCTCTTCGCCAACGCCGGTGGGCTCCAGCACCTAGGCAAGCTTTTGAGCGACAGGGACACGCAAGAGCATGCACTGTCGTTGCTAGAGGTCCTGACAGCAACGGAGGAGCTCACTCCGGAGAATGACAGGCTTTTAGCGCTTGTCCCTGCCCttgtggcgcagctgcgcacaaGTGCCGTCGAGGTTCCCGTGCTCAAGGTGCTCACAAACATCACGAACATCCTGCCGCACGCACTCTCTGCCACCGGCACCGTGGCGGCATTTACGCAGTTTGCGCTTCAGACACTTTCACGTTCGCGGGCGGTCAGCACTCCTGACGAGGCAGAAATCTTTGCCCTTTGCTGCACCATCAACGTGGTAAAGTACGAGTCAAAGGAGACGGAGTGTGCGGAGGCAGAGCTTGCCTCAGCCCTTGTTGCTTCGCATGATACGGTGGTGTCCCTCGCGGGCGCAATGATGGAGAGTTaccggtgcagcagcacggagCAACTGGTACGCAGTGGCTATTACGCGCTTCTTCTAGGCGCACTCTCGTTGGTGCCTGTTGCCGAAGAGCAAGGTAGCAGCACGTTGCGCGTGCCCGTGATGACGGCTGTGGCTAGGGTGTCGGATGGCGATTCCGTTGGGCCTACGGTGGGCCACCAACCCATGCGCATTGTTGTGGCCATCATTCAAGAGTTCCTCTTCTTTCAGAGCTCGGCGGGGACGCTgacgaaggaggcgctgcaggagatgAAGGCGCTGGTGGACCGCATTATCAGCAGCAATCACATTGACGTCGCTTCGGCCGGTGACCGCAGAACCACTACTGCGGAAACCTCcactgcggcgccgacggccgAGGACGATGACCTCATGCTGGGCCAACTACTTTAGGGTCGCCCTTGACACGGCACAGCTTCGGTAGCGGGGAAAAAAAGCGATGCGTGCGCTCCTCCTGAGAATACTTGAACAGGCACTGAAAAGTCGCAGCAACGGTGTGGGCAGTGATTGGTggttgcgcgtgtgtgctcttttttttcctatTGGCGGTGAAGTAGCAGTGTTCCTAACCGCTGCCCTCCAGTGCTCTGTTAGCAGCATTGCGCCGCTTCTTGGTGCATCACGgcgcgggaggggggcggatgCGTGCGATCACTGCTCTCAGTGGCTCTCGTCTCGTCCTCTCACTTGCACCGTGATTGCCTCACTCACCATAactctctctgccctccctcccgacGCTTCTCTTACGCGTTCCACTCGTCGAGCACCCCAGCAACACGGacaggacacacacacacacaaacgggcacacacgggcTTTATTTAGGCTGGGCTCCACGCAGAGCGTCCGTCGGTCATGTCCGTCAAGGTCGCCGTGCGCAGTCGCCCGATGAGCGACCAGGAGCTGAAAGCGAAGGCGGAGGTCATCGTTCGCATGAACGGGAACGAAGTAGAGCTGCGGGGGTCTGTTGACGGGCACGGCGGCAAGTTCCTGTACGACAGCGCACTCTGGTCGACCGGGCAGGTCGTGAACGGTTCCAGCAACGCCGAGGCGTCTCAGGCGTACGTGTACAATGCGATCGGGGCGGAGCTGTTGGAGCACATCATGACAGGCTACAACGGTTGCATCTTTGCCTACGGACAGACGGGAAGCGGAAAGACGTACTGCATGATGGGCCGTGACAAGGGCGATCCCGGGCTCATCCCACGCATCGCCCAGAGCCTGTTTGAGCACTCCgtcgcgctgcgcgagcagaACGTTGAAGTGTGCGTGGAGGTGTCCTACTACGAGATCTACAAAGAGAAGGTACGATGCCTACTGCGCCCCACCCAGGGCGGTTACGACGAcacgcggctgcgtgtgcgcgagcATCCAAAGTATGGCCCCTTTATCGAGGGCCTTGCCAAATTTGTGGTGAACACGCCGTACGAGTTTCTGAATTTGATGAGGGACGGCAACAAGGTTCGAAGCACCGCCTCAACAGCGATGAACCAGGCAAGTAGCCGCTCCCACGCCGTCTTCGCCATCACGCTCacacagaagcagcagaaCGGCAACCTCATCACGCAAAAGACGTCGCGGTTGAACTTGGTTGACCTCGCCGGCAGCGAGCGGGCCTCGAAAACGCTGGCGACCGGAAAGCTGCTGACGGAGGGTGCCACCATAAATCAATCGCTCACTTGCCTCGGCAACGTCATCAGCGCTCtcgccgaggaggaagaaTCGGGCAAGAGTCGCCACATTCCCTACCGTGACTCAACGCTGACGTGGATTCTTAAGGACAACCTCGGCGGCAACTCAAAGACGGTGATGCTTGCCACCATCAGTCCCTCGTCGCTGCAGTATGAGGAGACACTGAGCACGCTGCGCTACGCCGAACGGGCCAAGAAGATTGTGAACAAGGCGGTCGTGAACGAGACAAACAACAACGAGGTCATTGCGGCACTGCAGAAGGAAATTTGGATCCTCAAGAGCCAACTCGCGAACGCGTCGATGAATgagcgggagcggctgcaggaggagctggaggccaGCGAGGCCGTCAAGAAGGAGCTCACCTCGTCTCTGGGGGAGAAGCTGACCTACACCAAGAGGCTGAtggaggagcgcgaggagtACATGCACCGGCTAGAGCTGAAGCTGAGCGCGCAGACGGAGGAGATTGAGGAACTGCGCAGAGCTAACGAGGAGAAGGAACGGCGCAtcgatgagctgctgcaacgcATCCACAGCCTAGCTGCCTCAGGCAGCCCGCCGGACAGCGAAAAGGTGGAGCGGATTCAAGAGCTAGTGGCAGCACTGGAGCAGGAGCAAAGCGCAGCCGCGACACACATGAAGGAAAAGCAGCCGCAGAAGCCTACCTGCGCCTCACTGGACAGCAGCGAGGATGAAGCGGAGTCGCATTTGCTCGCCACAGCAAAACTACCGGGGCGCCTCAACGCAACGAAGCCCAACACAACCGCcacgctggcggcggtgccagaGACAGAGCAGAGTTCCACTGCTGTCGCGGACATGGCAACGGAGGTGCCGGTCGCTGTACGCGCCGCCATTCAGAAGACCCACTCCGCGTTTGTCGTCCACTCTGACGCGAacgccgacgacgtcgaCCACGACCTTGTCCTGGAGTCTCCCTATGAAAGCGCTGACGAGGATTTGACCTTAGACGAGGAAGTCCAGCGCCCCGCGCCGGCAGACTCTGACCTCGAGGACATTCCCACTGAGGACTCCGCTCTTGAACTGCCGCCGAAGAGTCCGTGGACGAGGGACAGCGAGACGGACGATCTGCTCGCTGACCCAGACATCGTTCTCGACGACTCGGTAGGCGAGCCGCCTGTTACACCGGTGGGCGACGCGTTCTCGGCACCAGCGTCGACGCCATCTTCGCGGATCGCCACAAGTGcatcgacggcagcggtcgTGACGGCGTCATTGACAGCAGATGCGACCCCGTCGGCGAAGCCGCGCGCTGCTCTATCGGGAGGGCCAGTGGTCCTATCTCAAGCCTCGACTGAGTCGCCACGGCCGCGGCCTGTAAGCGGGAAAGTGGCGCATGCATTGTCTTATATGCAAGGCGCGAAGAACAACGGGACCCACGTGACACCGAGAGACTTCTTTACGCAGTCGAGCGAACGGCCCGAGATCTACCCGCCGAATGCCCGCACCGCCCAGCTCGTCATTAGCTCGCAAGCGCTGCCGAACAACCGTTACCTGCACGAGCCGTTTCGCGCGATTAATCTGACCGAGTCTTCCCCCACGGGGCGGAAAACGTCATGTGTCTGTGAGATGGACATGTTTCGTGGTCGCTTTTGCATCCTTGAGACGACCGGCGTCCAGTCCTTCGACTTACCCTGCGTGAATCTGTTCCGAGTGGAGAAGGACCCTAGGCACTCGCGACGATTGACGCTGTACTTCCTCGACGCCCTACATCTGTACGTGCTGGAGTTCGGGTCCAcggtgcgccggcagcagtTTTTTGAACTGGCGATGCTGATGCGGCGCAACTCCGTGCTCTGGTGCCCATCTCTGTGTGTCGACGGTGAGAACgacgtcgccatcaccgtcaAAGGCACCACGCTGGAGCGGCCCGGCAACAGAGACACCTCTGTCACTGGCGAGGTAAAGATGACGGTGGCGCGTATGCCGTATGAGGTGATCGACATGTGGTATGGCTGCTTCTCGCTGGAGGGGAAGCCACTGCCGCGCAGCGTGGCGGTGTTCAGCGGCTTCTTCCCAAAGGATCAGCGCGAAATCTATGTCATCGGCGTCATTGACGTGCCAGTGTCGCTGCTCGGGAACGATGAGCTCGCGAGCTACTTTCTTGCCTACATTGGCGCCTCGACGTACTTTGTCCTCGCCAACACAGCCATTTCATCGGGCACGCACCACACCAGCAACGCCATGCTGGTGGTCTGCAAGCGCTCCTTCCTTGTGCGAGTGGCAAACATTCAGCTGCTGGAGGCCCCGTCGCTGCGGAAGGAAGGCGTGTGTCACGGCGACTTCACTGCCACGGGGTGCTCGCTGCGGATCAACGAGTCTTTTCTATGTGTCATTCTGGTCAACGCAAAGCCTGGCACCTACACCATACAGAACCGGGCGGCGTGCATTCGCTCGTTGCTGTCAAGCTTTCCCTTTGGAAAGACGTCGGTGGATATTTCCATGAGGTTCGACTACTTTATCGTCTCCGGCGCCTTCAACTTTGGCGGCGACTTCAGCACCGAGGATGCGCTCATTCGGGAAATCCTTGCCGACAACCTCATGTCTAACATGCGCGAAATGGAACCGAGCCCGACCCTCTCCAGCGCGCCATCACCTCTTCGCGTTTTCTACGCTGTCCGTCCCAGCGTGTCGCGCATGGACATGTCGGTCTACTCGACGTCGCGAGCGCTCAGATTTGCCAATGTGTTCTTCTCCGCCGACATCTTCTGTCAGCGCTCCTTCCTGAGCCTCTTTGGTGAAGGCGTGCCGCGCGTGCAGTTGCTCCTGAGCGACCTGACAATCAAGGGCGGACTACTCCCGCCTACCCGGTGTGCGGAGCTGCAGGTATCGCTGGATGTCTTGGAAGGCTCCCCAACCACCTTTCGGCTTTCCTCGCAGGACGGCGAATACGTTATCCCCGACTCGACGGACACAGCCCTTTACCCGTGTGTCAGCAACATAGAGTACCTCCGACTGCAGACGCTGACGTTCTCTCTGCTGGACAGGATTGGACCGGCGGAGACGCACAAGCACATCTTGGTTGCCTCCGGCATCTTTCCGCTGAAGTCAGTGACCTTGGCTGAaccagcgctgctgcataTTGCACTCTACTATGAGGGATGCGCCGTTGGCAcgctgacggcggtgctgctgcagttcTACCATGAACGTAGCAGCGCCGAGTTGAGCACTCTCGGCTTGCCAAACGCCCGTTACGCCACCATCCTCTCCTGCTACGAGAACGAGGTGCGTCGTGCCAGTGCTCCATGGACCCCTGCCTCCATCGTCGATGACGGTATATTTCACTTCTCCGCTGAGGACCCGACCAAGTCACAAGAACGTGGGGCGTACTCTCTGCCGGACCCGCATGCCTGGCGCTGGACAACGGAGTGGCAGCACGACCACCGTGAGGACGATCAACAGGGATGGGTGTATGCATACACCGTCGGTGCAGACCTGCAGCTGAGCGCCACTGACTCCTCAAGAAtacgtcgtcgtcgatgggTTCGTGTCATGCAGGCGAGCGGACCCATCGCCTATCACACATACTTGGCTGAAAGgctgacgacggcggcaatGTGAGTTGGCGGCATGGGCACCCGACTTGTCAACTCACGcgtcgtcgcggtggtgcgcgcaACGCTGCCGGTCTCTCCTGATGTGAGTTGATCTCCAGCCTGTGGCCAAGAAAGGTGCTCTTCGGTTTCAGCGgtggccgccaccgccgtacCAATAGACCCGAAGAGGGGCCGCCTCCCATTCCGTCACCGCTCTCACCCTCACCGTGACTTGATTACCGCTCTCTCAACAATGTGCCTCTCACGCCCCAGTCCAACAGTAGCAACCCAAGTGTACATGCTCCTAAACTCCCGtacacgcacgtgcagcaATACATGTGCAtatacccctcccccttccttaTTCTTTACGTTACCCACAGGTCACCATCTCTACCCTGGTCATGTCCTTGCTTTCTGTGAGTGGGTGTGTGGCTGTCCTTTGCCCTTGTGCCCCCTTGGCGGGGTGTTAGCCTTGCGCTGCATGgcgttgtttgttttttCCTTTGGCACCTCTTCGTGgcacctctctcttcttttcaCTGACGTGTGTAT
The window above is part of the Leishmania mexicana MHOM/GT/2001/U1103 complete genome, chromosome 33 genome. Proteins encoded here:
- a CDS encoding putative Unc104-like kinesin — its product is MSVKVAVRSRPMSDQELKAKAEVIVRMNGNEVELRGSVDGHGGKFLYDSALWSTGQVVNGSSNAEASQAYVYNAIGAELLEHIMTGYNGCIFAYGQTGSGKTYCMMGRDKGDPGLIPRIAQSLFEHSVALREQNVEVCVEVSYYEIYKEKVRCLLRPTQGGYDDTRLRVREHPKYGPFIEGLAKFVVNTPYEFLNLMRDGNKVRSTASTAMNQASSRSHAVFAITLTQKQQNGNLITQKTSRLNLVDLAGSERASKTLATGKLLTEGATINQSLTCLGNVISALAEEEESGKSRHIPYRDSTLTWILKDNLGGNSKTVMLATISPSSLQYEETLSTLRYAERAKKIVNKAVVNETNNNEVIAALQKEIWILKSQLANASMNERERLQEELEASEAVKKELTSSLGEKLTYTKRLMEEREEYMHRLELKLSAQTEEIEELRRANEEKERRIDELLQRIHSLAASGSPPDSEKVERIQELVAALEQEQSAAATHMKEKQPQKPTCASLDSSEDEAESHLLATAKLPGRLNATKPNTTATLAAVPETEQSSTAVADMATEVPVAVRAAIQKTHSAFVVHSDANADDVDHDLVLESPYESADEDLTLDEEVQRPAPADSDLEDIPTEDSALELPPKSPWTRDSETDDLLADPDIVLDDSVGEPPVTPVGDAFSAPASTPSSRIATSASTAAVVTASLTADATPSAKPRAALSGGPVVLSQASTESPRPRPVSGKVAHALSYMQGAKNNGTHVTPRDFFTQSSERPEIYPPNARTAQLVISSQALPNNRYLHEPFRAINLTESSPTGRKTSCVCEMDMFRGRFCILETTGVQSFDLPCVNLFRVEKDPRHSRRLTLYFLDALHLYVLEFGSTVRRQQFFELAMLMRRNSVLWCPSLCVDGENDVAITVKGTTLERPGNRDTSVTGEVKMTVARMPYEVIDMWYGCFSLEGKPLPRSVAVFSGFFPKDQREIYVIGVIDVPVSLLGNDELASYFLAYIGASTYFVLANTAISSGTHHTSNAMLVVCKRSFLVRVANIQLLEAPSLRKEGVCHGDFTATGCSLRINESFLCVILVNAKPGTYTIQNRAACIRSLLSSFPFGKTSVDISMRFDYFIVSGAFNFGGDFSTEDALIREILADNLMSNMREMEPSPTLSSAPSPLRVFYAVRPSVSRMDMSVYSTSRALRFANVFFSADIFCQRSFLSLFGEGVPRVQLLLSDLTIKGGLLPPTRCAELQVSLDVLEGSPTTFRLSSQDGEYVIPDSTDTALYPCVSNIEYLRLQTLTFSLLDRIGPAETHKHILVASGIFPLKSVTLAEPALLHIALYYEGCAVGTLTAVLLQFYHERSSAELSTLGLPNARYATILSCYENEVRRASAPWTPASIVDDGIFHFSAEDPTKSQERGAYSLPDPHAWRWTTEWQHDHREDDQQGWVYAYTVGADLQLSATDSSRIRRRRWVRVMQASGPIAYHTYLAERLTTAAM